TTATGGGAGCCATGGGAATGCCAAGCATAATGGGGCGGTATTTACATTTGTGTCATTAAATGGGGCGGGAAACCTGATGGCCCCGGTTTACGCCGAAGGCTTGCCTCGATTTGTTAGATACAGCTCGGCGCCCGCTAAATAGGATCGAGAGTTGGAAGTACAGGCGAAGCTGAAAAACGTTTGCGGTGCCCTGTTGTGTAAAGAGGCGCCGAGACGCCCCACCAGTCAGGCTTTGAACCGGAACTCGACGAGGCAGTATTGCTTACGAAGGGCTGACATGTTCGGTCGAGTTAAATAAAAACGTAACAACAATTTAATAGCACCGAAATAAAAATGCCTTTTATGATTGGTAAGGCAAAGCCAGATACCGATCTCATGGCTGTTGTTGCGCGATATTTTCAGAATTCCGAGTGTTCGCACTAAAAATGGTGGTTCTTGTTTGTTTCGATTTCCTGGTTAATTGATAGTTAAATTTATCGCAGCCATTATTGTTTTAAATTTTTTAACAATAGGAATTGTAAGTTTATTCTGGAGATGCCGTGAGCACGATACAGACCTCGCAGTGCATGACTCGTGAAATGACAAATGAACGCACCTCGCAGGATGGGAATTCGGCCGGACATGACGCCATTGCGCTCGATGAATCGGTGGTCGAGCATGAGCAATTGATCGCGAAGGCGGCAGAAGTCGCCAGCGTGCTCGCGGAAGAATCGCGCGCTGCCGATACCGGGCGCCGCCTGACCGAGCGTGCCGTCGCTGCTCTGACCGAGGCGGGTCTGATGCGGCTCTTCACGCCGCGCCGGCTCGGCGGCTACGAAGCGGGTCCCGCCACGCTGTTTGACGTCTGCTACGAGCTGGGGCGCGGCTGCTGCTCGGCGTCGTGGGTCACGAGCGTGCTCAACATGGGCAACTACATGATCGGTCACTTCCCCGAGAGTACGCAGGACGACGTGTGGGGCGGTAACCGCGACACGCGTACCGCGCTCATCATTGCGCCTTCGCGCGCCCAGGTCGAACGCGTCGACGGCGGTGTCGTGGTGACGGGAGAGTGGGCTTATGCATCGGGCAGCCTGCACGCCGAATGGATCGGCGCGCTGATCCCGAAAGGCGTCGATGCCGACGACGAGACGATAAACCTGGTCCTCATGCCGATGAGCGAGCTCGAAGTCCGCGACTCCTGGCATATCACGGGCATGCGCGGCACCGGCAGCAACACGGTAGTGGCGAACCGGCTGTTCATTCCGCGCCATCGCGTGACACC
This window of the Burkholderia lata genome carries:
- a CDS encoding acyl-CoA dehydrogenase family protein — translated: MSTIQTSQCMTREMTNERTSQDGNSAGHDAIALDESVVEHEQLIAKAAEVASVLAEESRAADTGRRLTERAVAALTEAGLMRLFTPRRLGGYEAGPATLFDVCYELGRGCCSASWVTSVLNMGNYMIGHFPESTQDDVWGGNRDTRTALIIAPSRAQVERVDGGVVVTGEWAYASGSLHAEWIGALIPKGVDADDETINLVLMPMSELEVRDSWHITGMRGTGSNTVVANRLFIPRHRVTPYAPIVQGRSRLPSERHRLYSGAFSGLLSIGLLGPQLGAIVTALELVRDQAHERRVASSTFKSQAVSPAFQTDLAEASMMIDGAQLHARRIVETVEHHATAGVLPDEVTRSRFRMESTRVTRLCREAIDRLMTAYGSAAFMESNPLQLIWRDLNVASRHAGFGMGIPQLVYGRALVGLDPREISYLV